One Brachybacterium aquaticum genomic region harbors:
- a CDS encoding MFS transporter — MSLAPAPTRVPPDESVVRRARLAVGALFLTNGALLANLLPRYPEVKAELGLANSTYGLALAAFPTGAILAGLLAATLIRRLGSASVAALGTAATAAGLLAAAWAPGAALFALALLVAGAFDALTDVAQNAHGLRVQRHLGRSVINSFHALWPVGAVLGGVMAAAAIALDVPLRIHLLISGLLFTVVALVARRFALPGRDTDDVAHAADGSGATDGEGSSGAADSVSAADGAGGSTAPATSPAPRPGRGRTAAMLGALVLIAIAGTLVEDAGNSWATLYLSRDLGALATVAASGFIALVGAQFVGRMLADGFVDRFGQRAVARSGGALIALGMGVALALPTVPGTIAGFALAGFGSASLVPAAMQQADALPGLRPGTGLTVVSWLMRLGFLASPPLVGVVADAAGLRAGLLLVPLAGLAVVLLAGVLTGRRPTG, encoded by the coding sequence ATGTCGCTCGCACCAGCCCCCACCCGCGTCCCCCCGGACGAGTCCGTCGTGCGTCGGGCGCGCCTCGCCGTCGGCGCCCTGTTCCTCACCAACGGCGCACTGCTGGCGAACCTGCTGCCGCGCTACCCGGAGGTGAAGGCGGAGCTGGGTCTCGCCAACTCGACCTACGGGCTCGCGCTCGCCGCCTTCCCGACCGGCGCGATCCTCGCCGGACTGCTCGCAGCGACCCTGATCCGGCGCCTCGGCTCCGCCTCCGTGGCGGCGCTCGGCACGGCGGCGACCGCGGCCGGTCTGCTCGCCGCGGCCTGGGCCCCAGGCGCGGCACTGTTCGCGCTCGCGCTCCTGGTCGCGGGCGCCTTCGACGCCCTCACCGACGTCGCGCAGAACGCGCACGGTCTGCGGGTGCAGCGCCACCTGGGCCGCTCGGTGATCAACTCCTTCCACGCGCTGTGGCCGGTGGGCGCGGTGCTCGGCGGCGTGATGGCGGCCGCGGCGATCGCGCTGGACGTGCCGCTGCGGATCCATCTGCTCATCTCCGGGCTCCTGTTCACGGTGGTCGCGCTGGTGGCGCGACGCTTCGCCCTGCCCGGCCGGGACACGGACGACGTCGCGCACGCGGCCGACGGGTCGGGCGCGACCGACGGGGAGGGCTCCTCGGGTGCGGCTGACAGCGTGAGCGCGGCCGATGGGGCCGGCGGCTCCACCGCCCCCGCGACCTCCCCGGCACCCCGTCCCGGGCGCGGCCGCACCGCCGCGATGCTCGGCGCGCTCGTGCTCATCGCGATCGCGGGCACGCTGGTGGAGGACGCGGGCAACTCGTGGGCGACGCTCTATCTCTCCCGCGATCTCGGCGCCCTCGCGACGGTTGCCGCGAGCGGCTTCATCGCCCTGGTGGGGGCGCAGTTCGTCGGGCGGATGCTGGCCGACGGGTTCGTGGACCGCTTCGGGCAGCGCGCGGTGGCCCGCAGCGGCGGGGCGCTCATCGCGCTCGGCATGGGGGTGGCGCTCGCGCTGCCCACGGTGCCGGGCACGATCGCGGGCTTCGCCCTGGCCGGCTTCGGCAGCGCGAGCCTCGTGCCGGCCGCGATGCAGCAGGCCGACGCGCTTCCCGGTCTGCGTCCGGGCACCGGCCTCACCGTGGTCTCGTGGCTGATGCGGCTGGGCTTCCTGGCCTCGCCGCCGCTCGTGGGGGTGGTGGCCGACGCGGCCGGGCTGCGCGCGGGGCTGCTCCTGGTGCCGCTCGCCGGCCTCGCGGTGGTGCTGCTGGCCGGGGTGCTCACCGGGCGTCGGCCGACGGGCTGA
- the gdhA gene encoding NADP-specific glutamate dehydrogenase has product MLDSTLQDAFDRVLRRNPGEPEFHQAVREVFESLELIQDRHPEYQEHGILMRMCEPERQIIFRVPWVDDQGVVQVNRGFRVEYNSALGPYKGGLRFHPSVNLGIVKFLGFEQIFKNSLTGLPIGGGKGGSDFDPHGRSDGEVMRFCQSFMTELHRHIGEYTDVPAGDIGVGAREIGYLFGQYKRLTNRYEAGVLTGKGLDWGGSLVRKEATGYGAAIFADEMLKARGESFEGRRVAVSGSGNVALYAIEKSRQLGGIPITASDSSGYVVDENGIDLELLQRIKEVERGRIHEYAERRGEGARFVKGGSVWDVPVDIALPSATQNELDGTAARTLLKNGVLAVSEGANMPCTPEAVAAFREAGIAFGPGKAANAGGVATSALEMQQNASRDAWSFDHTEQRLTQIMKNIHTTCLETAEELGRPGDYVVGANVAGFRKVADAMLAFGVI; this is encoded by the coding sequence ATGCTCGACTCGACGCTCCAGGACGCCTTCGACCGCGTGCTGCGCCGCAACCCGGGCGAGCCCGAGTTCCATCAGGCCGTGCGGGAGGTGTTCGAGTCCCTCGAGCTCATCCAGGACCGCCACCCCGAGTACCAGGAGCACGGCATCCTCATGCGGATGTGCGAGCCCGAGCGCCAGATCATCTTCCGCGTCCCGTGGGTGGACGACCAGGGGGTCGTCCAGGTCAACCGCGGCTTCCGCGTCGAGTACAACTCCGCGCTCGGCCCGTACAAGGGCGGCCTGCGCTTCCACCCGAGCGTCAATCTCGGCATCGTGAAGTTCCTCGGCTTCGAGCAGATCTTCAAGAACTCCCTGACCGGCCTGCCCATCGGCGGCGGCAAGGGCGGCTCCGACTTCGACCCGCACGGTCGCAGCGACGGCGAGGTCATGCGCTTCTGCCAGTCCTTCATGACCGAGCTGCACCGCCACATCGGCGAGTACACCGACGTCCCGGCCGGCGACATCGGCGTGGGCGCCCGCGAGATCGGCTACCTCTTCGGCCAGTACAAGCGCCTGACCAACCGGTACGAGGCCGGCGTGCTCACCGGCAAGGGTCTGGACTGGGGCGGCTCCCTGGTGCGCAAGGAGGCCACCGGCTACGGCGCGGCGATCTTCGCCGACGAGATGCTGAAGGCGCGGGGTGAGTCCTTCGAGGGCCGCCGCGTGGCCGTCTCCGGCTCCGGCAACGTCGCCCTCTACGCGATCGAGAAGTCCCGTCAGCTCGGCGGCATCCCGATCACCGCCTCGGACTCCTCCGGCTATGTCGTCGACGAGAACGGCATCGACCTCGAGCTGCTCCAGCGGATCAAGGAGGTCGAGCGCGGCCGCATCCACGAGTACGCGGAGCGCCGCGGCGAGGGTGCCCGCTTCGTGAAGGGCGGCAGCGTCTGGGACGTCCCGGTGGACATCGCCCTGCCCTCGGCCACCCAGAACGAGCTCGACGGCACCGCCGCCCGCACCCTGCTCAAGAACGGCGTGCTCGCCGTCTCGGAGGGCGCGAACATGCCCTGCACCCCCGAGGCCGTCGCCGCCTTCCGCGAGGCCGGCATCGCCTTCGGTCCCGGCAAGGCCGCGAACGCCGGTGGCGTGGCGACCTCGGCGCTCGAGATGCAGCAGAACGCCAGTCGCGACGCGTGGAGCTTCGACCATACCGAGCAGCGCCTCACCCAGATCATGAAGAACATCCACACCACCTGCCTCGAGACCGCCGAGGAGCTCGGCCGCCCGGGCGACTACGTGGTGGGTGCGAATGTCGCCGGCTTCCGCAAGGTCGCCGACG